One window of Thermocoleostomius sinensis A174 genomic DNA carries:
- a CDS encoding GNAT family N-acetyltransferase → MKPPLSFETQRLSLRQPVAEDAALIFKQYAQDPEVAKYTGWQPHQSIEETHKWLSRCVSVWADASAFPYVLIRKKDAQLIGMVEIRFNNFKADLGYVLARSEWGKAYMPEAVQVLTDWALEQDEIYRVWAVCDVENSASVRVMEKVGMHREGILKRWFIHPNMSKEPRDCYCYAVSK, encoded by the coding sequence ATGAAACCGCCACTATCTTTTGAAACTCAACGCTTGTCCTTAAGGCAACCAGTTGCTGAAGATGCAGCATTAATCTTCAAGCAGTATGCGCAAGATCCAGAAGTAGCTAAATATACAGGTTGGCAACCTCATCAATCGATTGAAGAAACCCATAAATGGCTCAGCCGATGTGTCTCAGTGTGGGCTGATGCATCTGCATTTCCTTATGTTCTGATTCGTAAGAAAGATGCTCAACTCATTGGCATGGTAGAAATTCGCTTCAATAACTTTAAAGCAGATTTAGGATATGTTCTTGCGAGATCAGAATGGGGTAAAGCATATATGCCAGAAGCCGTCCAAGTATTGACAGATTGGGCATTAGAGCAAGATGAGATTTATCGGGTCTGGGCGGTTTGTGATGTCGAAAATTCCGCATCAGTGCGGGTAATGGAGAAAGTTGGAATGCATAGAGAAGGTATATTAAAGCGGTGGTTCATTCATCCAAATATGTCTAAAGAGCCACGAGACTGCTATTGCTATGCAGTGAGCAAGTAA
- a CDS encoding IS5 family transposase, producing MSKAYPSNLTRAQYEVLSELIPAAKPGGRPRSVDLWEVLNAMLYVLVEGCRWRSLPGDFPAWQTVYTYFRNWRLDGTWISIHDQLHQWVRIDAQRYPSPSEAIIDSQSIKSAAGVHQQVGFDGGKLITGRKRFLTVDTLGLVLRVFVSAANLGEREGGKRVLKRVKRMKKKVSRLITIWVDGGFDGAPFLMWVMDVCRWIVQVVLRPEQTKGFSLLKKRWVVERTFGWLMGCRRLVRDYELLPETSETLIYLAMIRIMVRRLA from the coding sequence ATGAGTAAAGCATATCCCAGTAACCTAACCCGCGCCCAATATGAGGTTTTGAGTGAATTAATTCCAGCAGCAAAGCCAGGTGGTCGTCCTCGCAGCGTTGACCTGTGGGAGGTGCTCAATGCCATGCTCTATGTTCTGGTTGAAGGCTGTCGTTGGCGTTCTTTACCTGGTGATTTCCCAGCCTGGCAGACGGTGTACACGTACTTCCGCAACTGGCGATTGGACGGCACCTGGATTTCCATTCATGACCAGTTGCACCAGTGGGTTCGCATCGATGCGCAACGCTATCCTAGTCCATCAGAAGCGATCATCGATAGCCAAAGCATCAAGAGTGCAGCAGGAGTTCATCAACAAGTTGGCTTTGATGGAGGCAAGCTGATTACAGGACGCAAACGATTTTTAACGGTGGATACGTTAGGACTGGTTTTGCGGGTGTTTGTGAGTGCGGCAAACCTGGGGGAACGCGAAGGGGGCAAACGTGTCCTCAAACGAGTCAAACGGATGAAGAAAAAGGTTTCACGCTTAATCACCATTTGGGTAGACGGCGGGTTCGATGGCGCCCCTTTTCTGATGTGGGTGATGGATGTTTGTCGTTGGATTGTGCAAGTTGTACTGCGACCTGAGCAAACCAAAGGCTTTAGCTTGCTCAAAAAGAGGTGGGTGGTAGAACGAACTTTTGGTTGGCTAATGGGATGCAGACGGTTGGTCAGAGACTATGAATTATTACCAGAGACATCAGAAACCTTGATCTACCTTGCCATGATTCGGATTATGGTGAGGCGGTTGGCATAA
- a CDS encoding carbonic anhydrase: MRKLIKGLEKFRSQYVSTHYDLLEQLSHGQKPRVLFITCADSRIDPNRLTDTELGDLFVIRNAGNIIPPYGAANGGEGATVEYAIHALGIDQIVVCGHSHCGAMKGLLQIGELEQTMPLVYDWLKHAEATRRLVVDNYQGEYSKEELLEIMVAENVLTQIENLETYPVVRAKLFRGTLKIYAWIYLIETGEVLAYDPETHAYVPPQYLLSEDVGALSGDYVDSNHLPPVACTLPWAPESEDEPKFKSPTRKQGQEQVSIVTNRTAEASRNGNRAPAAEQQAQPHSDPFSNLWLSPEQADRIYRGSR, encoded by the coding sequence ATGAGAAAACTGATTAAAGGGTTGGAAAAGTTTCGATCGCAATATGTTTCCACTCATTATGATTTGCTAGAGCAACTTTCTCATGGTCAGAAACCCAGGGTTTTGTTCATTACCTGTGCCGACTCCCGCATCGACCCTAATCGGCTGACCGATACAGAATTGGGGGATTTGTTTGTCATTCGCAATGCTGGTAACATCATTCCTCCCTATGGAGCGGCAAATGGAGGCGAAGGAGCCACAGTCGAGTATGCAATTCATGCCCTAGGTATTGATCAAATCGTCGTGTGCGGTCATTCTCACTGCGGCGCCATGAAAGGCTTGCTACAAATTGGCGAACTAGAGCAAACCATGCCACTGGTGTATGATTGGCTCAAACATGCAGAAGCTACGCGAAGGCTGGTGGTAGACAATTACCAAGGCGAGTATTCAAAAGAAGAACTGCTAGAAATCATGGTGGCGGAGAACGTCTTAACCCAAATTGAGAATTTGGAAACCTATCCCGTGGTGCGGGCAAAACTATTTCGTGGCACGCTCAAAATTTACGCTTGGATCTACTTAATCGAAACTGGCGAAGTGCTGGCTTATGATCCGGAAACCCATGCCTATGTGCCACCGCAATATCTGCTTTCGGAAGATGTAGGTGCGTTATCTGGAGACTATGTAGACAGTAATCATCTCCCTCCAGTGGCTTGCACCTTGCCATGGGCACCTGAGAGCGAAGATGAACCAAAATTTAAATCGCCAACTCGTAAACAAGGACAAGAGCAAGTATCTATTGTGACCAATCGAACGGCTGAAGCGAGCCGGAATGGAAACCGTGCTCCAGCCGCCGAACAGCAAGCACAGCCCCATTCCGATCCATTTTCCAATTTGTGGTTGTCTCCGGAACAAGCCGATCGTATCTATCGAGGTAGCCGATAG
- a CDS encoding HAD family hydrolase has protein sequence MRYFALATDYDGTLATHGQVDPETLDALKRLRESGRKLLLVTGRHLDDLEQVFPHIDWFDCVVAENGALLYFPATRETQLLGDRPSDAFIQALQAHNVEPLEVGRVIVSTWEPHETVVLETIRDLGLELQVIFNKGAVMVLPSGINKATGLKAALDRMELSVHNVVAVGDAENDHAFLDICECSVAVANALPGLKERADWVTQASRGAGVVELIDQLISSDLEAIAPSITRHQILLGTKADNSEVSLRSYGSSLLIAGTSGGGKSTLATGILERLAEQDYQFCIIDPEGDYDDFAGSTVLGSAQQPPNISEVLDLLSNPAQNVVVNLLGVKLEERPSFFAGFLPALLEMRARTGRPHWLVVDEAHHMLPASWNPASLTLPQALQNLLMITVHPDHVAVPALELVNTIIAVGQTPNKTIAAFCEPLGSCPPDPLPDRLEAGEVLAWFRQTDEPPFRFHIAPPRTERQRHTRKYAEGELGKDKSFYFRGPDAKLNLRVQNLVMFVQLAEGVDDETWLHHLRQQDYSRWFRDDVKDETLAEEAAEVETTNDLSASESRDRIKAAINRRYTLPA, from the coding sequence ATGCGCTACTTTGCCCTTGCAACCGATTATGACGGAACGTTGGCCACCCATGGTCAAGTTGATCCAGAAACCTTAGACGCGCTTAAGCGTTTGCGAGAATCCGGACGCAAACTGCTTCTGGTTACAGGTCGTCATCTCGATGATCTAGAGCAGGTATTTCCCCACATAGATTGGTTTGACTGTGTTGTAGCAGAGAATGGTGCGTTGTTATATTTCCCAGCCACTCGCGAAACACAGTTATTAGGCGATCGGCCGTCGGACGCATTTATTCAAGCTCTTCAAGCCCACAACGTGGAGCCACTCGAAGTCGGGCGAGTTATTGTCTCTACTTGGGAACCCCACGAAACGGTTGTATTGGAAACCATTCGTGATCTGGGCTTGGAATTGCAAGTTATTTTCAACAAAGGGGCGGTCATGGTTTTGCCATCAGGCATCAATAAGGCTACTGGCTTGAAGGCAGCCCTCGATCGCATGGAGCTATCGGTGCACAATGTGGTAGCCGTTGGGGATGCCGAAAATGATCATGCCTTCCTCGATATTTGCGAATGCTCGGTTGCGGTTGCGAATGCGTTGCCTGGGCTGAAGGAACGTGCTGACTGGGTGACGCAAGCAAGCCGAGGTGCAGGCGTGGTGGAATTGATCGATCAGTTAATATCTTCTGATTTGGAAGCGATCGCTCCTTCAATTACCCGACATCAAATTCTGCTGGGAACAAAAGCCGATAACAGCGAGGTGTCTCTTCGTTCCTATGGCTCAAGTTTACTGATTGCAGGAACATCAGGCGGCGGCAAATCAACCTTAGCAACAGGAATCTTGGAACGGTTAGCTGAACAAGACTATCAATTTTGCATCATCGATCCGGAGGGAGACTACGACGATTTTGCTGGTTCAACAGTGTTAGGAAGCGCGCAGCAACCGCCTAATATTTCGGAGGTGCTCGATTTACTCAGCAATCCCGCTCAAAATGTGGTGGTCAATTTGCTGGGGGTGAAGCTGGAAGAGCGCCCCTCCTTCTTTGCTGGCTTCCTGCCAGCCCTGCTGGAAATGCGGGCCCGCACCGGACGACCGCACTGGTTGGTTGTGGATGAAGCTCATCATATGCTGCCAGCTTCTTGGAATCCAGCATCGCTGACACTACCGCAAGCCCTCCAAAATTTGCTGATGATTACTGTACACCCTGATCATGTGGCAGTTCCGGCCCTTGAGTTGGTGAATACAATCATTGCAGTTGGACAAACGCCCAATAAAACGATCGCGGCTTTCTGTGAACCTCTGGGTTCCTGTCCCCCTGACCCGTTGCCCGATCGATTAGAAGCTGGCGAAGTTTTGGCTTGGTTTCGTCAAACAGACGAACCGCCGTTCCGCTTTCACATTGCGCCACCCCGTACCGAACGCCAACGCCATACGCGAAAGTATGCGGAAGGGGAATTGGGTAAGGACAAATCTTTCTACTTCCGAGGCCCCGATGCCAAATTAAACCTCCGGGTTCAAAATCTGGTGATGTTTGTGCAATTGGCAGAAGGTGTGGACGATGAAACCTGGTTGCACCACTTGCGACAGCAGGATTATTCTCGCTGGTTCCGAGATGATGTCAAGGACGAAACACTAGCAGAGGAAGCTGCCGAAGTTGAAACGACGAATGATCTGTCTGCAAGTGAAAGTCGCGATCGAATCAAAGCCGCAATCAATCGACGCTATACTCTGCCTGCTTAA
- the fldA gene encoding flavodoxin FldA, with translation MAAIGLFFGTQTGNTETIAEMIQKEFGGDDIVELHDISGADPSDFADYACLIIGCPTWNVGELQADWEGFYDELDTIDFSGKKVAYFGPGDQIGYSDNFQDAMGILEEKISQQGGTTVGHWPIDGYDFNESRAVKSGKFVGLALDEDNQSELTEERIKTWVAQLKNEFGI, from the coding sequence ATGGCGGCGATAGGTTTATTTTTTGGAACTCAAACTGGAAACACTGAAACAATTGCCGAGATGATTCAAAAGGAATTTGGTGGTGATGATATTGTGGAATTGCATGATATTTCAGGTGCAGACCCCAGTGATTTTGCAGATTACGCTTGTTTGATTATTGGTTGTCCCACCTGGAATGTAGGAGAATTGCAAGCTGACTGGGAAGGCTTCTATGACGAGCTAGACACGATCGATTTCAGTGGCAAGAAGGTCGCGTATTTTGGTCCCGGCGATCAGATTGGCTATTCAGACAATTTTCAGGATGCCATGGGTATCTTGGAAGAGAAGATCTCACAGCAAGGAGGAACGACAGTTGGACATTGGCCGATCGACGGCTACGATTTCAACGAGTCGAGGGCAGTTAAAAGCGGCAAATTTGTTGGACTAGCGCTAGACGAAGATAACCAGTCTGAGCTTACCGAGGAGCGAATTAAAACCTGGGTGGCACAACTGAAAAATGAGTTTGGAATTTAA
- a CDS encoding cobalamin-binding protein yields MQTPDRRIISLIPSATEIVAFLGLTELLVGRSHECDYPPVVQSLPVCTAPKFNPEGTSREIHDRVTDLLQSALSVYQVKTDVLETLQPTHILTQAQCDVCAVSLTDVEQAVSTLTHASVQILSLQPNTLMAVWQDVERVASLFGVSAFDSLTAVNQRVEACTTFTDRLAESDRPTVACIEWINPLMAAGNWIPELVQLAGGINQFGMIGQHSPWLQWDDLVAANPEVIVIMPCGFDLDRSHQEALQLLQHPQWLSLQAVQSERVYVTDGNQYFNRPGPRLVNSLEILAEILHPNRFQFGYSGTAYRQFAANPFVLI; encoded by the coding sequence ATGCAAACGCCCGATCGACGAATTATTTCGCTGATTCCCAGTGCAACAGAAATTGTGGCATTTTTGGGACTCACCGAGTTGCTAGTTGGGCGCTCTCATGAGTGTGACTATCCCCCTGTCGTGCAGTCACTGCCAGTTTGCACGGCTCCTAAATTTAACCCTGAAGGAACAAGCCGCGAAATTCACGATCGCGTTACCGATCTCCTGCAATCCGCCCTTAGTGTGTACCAGGTGAAAACCGATGTGCTGGAAACTCTGCAACCGACCCATATTCTGACCCAAGCTCAGTGTGATGTATGCGCTGTTAGCTTGACGGATGTAGAACAAGCCGTTTCGACGCTGACTCATGCCTCTGTACAAATTCTCTCGCTTCAGCCCAATACCCTCATGGCTGTGTGGCAGGATGTAGAACGAGTGGCGTCTCTGTTCGGCGTCAGCGCGTTTGATTCCCTCACGGCTGTCAATCAACGGGTGGAGGCTTGCACAACGTTTACCGATCGTCTGGCTGAGTCCGATCGCCCCACTGTCGCCTGTATTGAATGGATCAATCCCTTGATGGCAGCGGGCAATTGGATCCCTGAATTGGTGCAATTAGCAGGAGGGATTAACCAATTTGGTATGATCGGGCAACATTCGCCTTGGTTGCAGTGGGATGATTTGGTGGCAGCCAATCCAGAGGTGATTGTGATTATGCCCTGTGGGTTTGATCTCGATCGGTCGCACCAGGAAGCCTTGCAGCTTTTACAGCACCCACAATGGTTGAGTTTGCAAGCCGTACAGTCCGAGCGAGTTTATGTCACCGATGGCAATCAGTACTTCAACCGACCAGGTCCGCGCTTGGTGAATTCGCTGGAAATTTTGGCTGAAATCTTGCATCCCAATCGATTTCAATTTGGATATAGCGGTACTGCCTACCGTCAGTTTGCCGCGAACCCTTTCGTGTTAATTTAA
- a CDS encoding polyribonucleotide nucleotidyltransferase, with protein MLGEIDKSISVDGRDIRLKVGLLAPQAGGSVLIQSENTAVLVTATRAPAREGIDFLPLIVDYEERLYAAGRIPGGFLRREGRPPERATLTSRLIDRPLRPLFPSWLRDDIQVVATTLSLDERVPPDVLAVTGASIAVMLAKIPFHGPMAAVRVGLIGDDFIINPTYDEVEQGDLDLVVAGSPDGVIMVEAGANQLPEQDIIEAIDFGYEVVRDLIQAQRDMLSELGITVTEEAPTPPEPILENFISERVTDSVKQILTRFELTKPERDQALDEVKATLEATIAELPEDDPIQELVSSDSKALDNTYKSITKKLMRKQIIEEGVRVDGRKLNEVRPISCRTGILPPRVHGSALFQRGLTQVMSVVTLGTPGEAQELDDLHPDEEKRYMHHYNMPPYSVGETKPMRSPGRREIGHGALAERALVPVIPPKEKFPYVIRVVSEVLSSNGSTSMGSVCGSTLALMDAGVPIEKPVSGAAMGLIKEGEEVRILTDIQGIEDFLGDMDFKVAGTDGGITALQMDMKITGLPMNIVSDAINQARPARMHILEKMLAAIDQPRTELSPFAPRLLTIKIDPDLIGLVIGPGGKTIKGITEQTGAKVDIEDDGTVTISAVDGSKAKQARGIIEGMTRKLNAGDVYVGRVTRIIPIGAFVEFLPGKEGMIHISQLADYRVGKVEDEVAIGDEVIVKVREIDSRGRINLTRLGIHPDEAAAARSAVTT; from the coding sequence ATGCTAGGAGAAATAGATAAGTCAATATCCGTTGATGGTAGGGATATTCGACTCAAAGTAGGTCTGCTTGCGCCTCAAGCAGGCGGTTCAGTATTGATTCAGTCTGAAAATACAGCCGTTTTGGTTACGGCAACTCGCGCACCTGCTAGAGAAGGGATCGATTTTCTGCCGCTAATTGTGGATTATGAAGAGAGGCTATATGCTGCCGGGCGCATTCCGGGAGGCTTCTTGCGGCGGGAAGGACGCCCTCCTGAGCGGGCTACGCTAACCAGTCGCTTGATCGATCGACCGTTGCGACCGCTGTTTCCCAGTTGGCTACGAGATGATATTCAAGTCGTGGCTACCACGTTGTCGTTGGATGAGCGCGTGCCGCCCGATGTTTTAGCTGTCACGGGAGCCTCTATTGCCGTGATGCTAGCCAAAATCCCCTTTCATGGCCCAATGGCAGCGGTGCGCGTTGGGTTGATTGGCGATGATTTTATCATTAACCCCACCTACGACGAAGTTGAACAGGGTGATCTGGATCTGGTTGTGGCTGGCTCGCCCGATGGTGTCATCATGGTAGAGGCAGGCGCGAATCAATTGCCCGAACAAGATATTATCGAAGCAATCGATTTTGGCTATGAAGTTGTGCGCGATTTGATTCAGGCTCAGCGCGACATGCTCAGCGAGTTGGGCATTACAGTGACTGAAGAAGCGCCGACCCCTCCTGAACCAATCCTAGAGAATTTCATCAGCGAACGGGTGACAGATTCGGTGAAGCAAATTCTGACCCGGTTTGAACTGACCAAGCCGGAACGCGACCAGGCGTTAGATGAGGTTAAAGCAACGCTGGAAGCAACGATCGCTGAATTGCCAGAAGATGACCCCATTCAAGAACTGGTTTCCTCCGATTCCAAGGCGTTGGATAACACCTACAAAAGCATCACCAAAAAACTGATGCGCAAGCAAATTATCGAGGAAGGGGTGCGCGTAGACGGGCGCAAACTGAATGAGGTGCGTCCCATTTCTTGCCGAACTGGAATCTTGCCGCCCCGAGTGCATGGCAGTGCCCTGTTCCAACGTGGACTCACCCAAGTGATGTCAGTCGTGACGCTGGGAACACCCGGTGAAGCCCAAGAGCTAGACGATCTGCATCCAGACGAAGAGAAACGGTACATGCATCACTACAATATGCCACCGTATTCAGTCGGAGAAACAAAACCGATGCGATCGCCTGGTCGGCGCGAAATTGGGCATGGCGCTTTGGCAGAACGGGCGTTGGTTCCTGTCATTCCTCCTAAAGAGAAATTTCCCTATGTGATTCGGGTGGTTTCAGAAGTTCTATCGTCCAATGGTTCAACTTCGATGGGGTCAGTTTGCGGTTCCACGTTGGCGTTGATGGATGCCGGGGTGCCGATCGAAAAACCAGTGAGTGGTGCAGCGATGGGGTTGATTAAAGAAGGAGAGGAAGTGCGAATTCTTACCGACATTCAAGGTATTGAAGACTTTTTGGGCGACATGGACTTCAAGGTGGCCGGTACGGATGGGGGAATCACTGCCTTGCAGATGGACATGAAAATTACCGGACTACCCATGAACATTGTGTCCGATGCCATCAATCAAGCGCGTCCGGCGCGAATGCACATCCTAGAAAAAATGCTGGCGGCAATTGATCAACCCCGCACGGAGTTATCTCCCTTTGCTCCACGTCTACTCACTATCAAGATTGATCCAGACTTAATTGGCTTAGTGATTGGGCCAGGTGGCAAAACCATCAAAGGTATTACTGAACAAACAGGAGCAAAGGTTGATATTGAAGACGACGGAACTGTGACAATTTCAGCCGTAGACGGCAGTAAGGCCAAACAAGCACGCGGCATCATTGAAGGCATGACCCGCAAACTGAATGCAGGCGATGTTTATGTGGGGCGCGTAACGCGGATTATTCCGATCGGGGCGTTTGTCGAGTTCTTGCCTGGCAAAGAAGGAATGATTCACATCTCGCAACTGGCCGACTATCGCGTTGGCAAAGTGGAAGATGAAGTAGCGATCGGCGATGAAGTGATTGTGAAAGTGCGAGAAATTGACAGTCGCGGTCGCATTAACCTCACTCGGCTGGGCATTCATCCTGATGAAGCTGCGGCAGCACGATCGGCGGTGACAACCTAG
- the coaE gene encoding dephospho-CoA kinase (Dephospho-CoA kinase (CoaE) performs the final step in coenzyme A biosynthesis.): MGKTTVSSYLAETHGLPILDADVYARSAVEPGSQVLADIIERYGSSILQSDGTLDRRRLGDIVFNCSAERFWLEQRIHPYVRDRIEADLQKLAAQAQTTVVLVVPLLFEARMTDLVTEIWVVRSHANQQRKRLMQRDQLNLEQIQARIDSQMPIEKKIAQADVVINNFSSLDSLFREIDHALLKPVHACRMD; the protein is encoded by the coding sequence ATGGGTAAAACCACCGTTTCTAGCTATTTGGCAGAAACACACGGCCTGCCTATTCTAGATGCTGATGTGTATGCTCGCTCAGCCGTAGAACCCGGCTCGCAGGTACTGGCTGACATCATTGAGCGCTACGGTTCCAGCATTCTTCAATCGGATGGAACGCTCGATCGCCGTCGGTTGGGTGACATTGTATTCAACTGTTCCGCTGAGCGTTTTTGGCTAGAACAACGAATTCATCCCTATGTGCGCGATCGAATAGAAGCAGACTTACAAAAATTGGCTGCCCAAGCCCAAACAACGGTGGTGCTAGTAGTGCCGTTACTGTTCGAGGCACGTATGACGGATTTAGTCACCGAAATTTGGGTCGTTCGATCGCACGCCAACCAACAACGAAAGCGGTTAATGCAGCGTGATCAGCTAAATCTAGAGCAAATTCAAGCCCGCATTGACAGTCAAATGCCGATCGAGAAAAAAATTGCTCAAGCAGATGTAGTCATCAATAATTTTTCCAGCTTAGATAGCCTATTTCGTGAAATTGACCACGCCTTGTTGAAGCCAGTTCACGCTTGCAGAATGGACTAA
- the cobA gene encoding uroporphyrinogen-III C-methyltransferase codes for MTRGNGKVYLVGSGPGSVDYLTMRGYQLLTQADVLIYDALVDEALLQWVPESCSKLDVGKRGGKPSPPQAEINRLLVLYCQRGRQVVRLKSGDPFIFGRCVAEIEALVAAECDFEVVPGISSALAAPLLAGIPLTDPVLSRCFAVLTAHDAAALNWQSLAVLETLVILMGAKQLAVIVDQLQRHGRSPQTPIAVIRWAGQPHQQIWTGTLETIVQQTSRQALSPCVIVIGEVVRLRPYLQPIRSQTAHAPLEFSQTVLAPPNRSQSHVADLSLSSPLSAFTLPATPMSSKPLTGKTILVTRAAGQSSQFSTLLQEQGARVIEMPTLEITPPSSWQSLDRAIESLDRFDWLILTSTNGVDYFFQRLVEQGKDARALAGIKIAVVGKKTAASLTQHGLQPDFIPPNFVADSLVDHFPERDRLPTLNILFPRVESGGRDVLVRELTNQGANVVEVAAYESGCAQQMTAETIAALQQQTIDIITFASSKTVQCFYHLLQQEASQGRPLLPLAETMCVASIGPQTSDACREWLNRVDVEAGEYTLEGLVQAIVKWVNQVGE; via the coding sequence ATGACACGTGGCAATGGCAAAGTTTATCTAGTTGGGTCAGGGCCTGGTAGCGTGGACTACTTGACCATGCGGGGGTACCAGTTGCTCACTCAGGCGGATGTATTGATATACGATGCGCTGGTCGATGAGGCGCTGTTACAATGGGTTCCTGAATCGTGTTCCAAACTTGATGTAGGCAAACGCGGCGGCAAACCCAGCCCACCTCAAGCTGAAATCAATCGGCTGCTAGTGCTGTACTGCCAGCGGGGACGGCAGGTAGTGCGCTTAAAGAGTGGCGATCCGTTCATCTTTGGACGTTGTGTTGCAGAAATTGAGGCGTTAGTTGCAGCCGAGTGTGACTTTGAAGTAGTGCCAGGAATTTCGTCCGCGTTAGCGGCGCCATTGCTAGCCGGGATTCCTCTCACTGATCCGGTGCTCAGCCGCTGCTTTGCGGTGCTCACTGCCCATGACGCTGCTGCCTTAAATTGGCAAAGTTTGGCTGTTTTGGAAACCCTCGTGATTCTCATGGGAGCGAAGCAATTAGCGGTGATTGTAGACCAACTACAACGCCATGGCCGATCGCCTCAAACTCCAATCGCGGTCATCCGCTGGGCTGGACAACCCCACCAACAGATTTGGACAGGCACGTTAGAAACGATCGTGCAGCAAACTAGCCGTCAAGCCTTATCCCCCTGTGTAATTGTGATTGGAGAAGTGGTAAGACTGCGTCCCTATCTTCAGCCCATACGCTCCCAGACAGCACACGCTCCGCTTGAGTTCTCGCAAACAGTACTCGCTCCACCCAATCGTTCCCAATCCCATGTCGCGGATTTGTCCCTGTCCTCACCTTTGTCTGCTTTCACCTTACCTGCTACGCCTATGTCCTCGAAGCCACTCACTGGCAAAACTATCTTAGTCACCCGTGCCGCCGGGCAATCGAGCCAATTTAGCACGTTATTGCAAGAGCAAGGAGCCAGGGTTATTGAAATGCCGACCCTGGAAATTACCCCACCTTCAAGTTGGCAGTCTCTCGATCGCGCCATTGAGTCGCTCGATCGGTTTGATTGGCTGATTTTGACCTCGACAAACGGCGTCGATTATTTCTTTCAACGCCTCGTTGAGCAGGGAAAAGACGCCCGAGCACTTGCCGGGATCAAAATTGCAGTGGTGGGTAAGAAAACAGCCGCTAGCCTAACACAGCATGGACTGCAACCAGATTTCATTCCGCCTAATTTTGTGGCAGATTCGCTAGTAGACCATTTTCCAGAGCGCGATCGCTTGCCAACACTCAACATTTTGTTTCCCCGGGTAGAATCGGGCGGTCGGGATGTCTTAGTGCGAGAACTGACCAACCAAGGGGCTAATGTGGTGGAGGTGGCGGCTTACGAGTCTGGATGTGCCCAGCAAATGACTGCCGAAACAATCGCTGCATTGCAACAACAGACGATCGATATCATTACCTTTGCTAGTTCTAAAACGGTGCAATGTTTCTATCACCTGCTGCAACAGGAAGCTAGCCAAGGGCGTCCCCTTCTGCCTCTTGCAGAGACGATGTGTGTTGCGTCGATCGGTCCCCAAACCTCGGATGCATGTCGAGAATGGCTGAATCGGGTTGATGTTGAAGCCGGAGAGTACACTCTAGAAGGATTAGTTCAAGCTATTGTAAAGTGGGTAAATCAGGTGGGTGAGTAG
- a CDS encoding superoxide dismutase family protein gives MFLAEGAAIGPVQLAALAATGQVMFQGTSETSAVSGIAKLQDTEAGLQITLDLEAPPGEHGFHIHEFGSCADAGNAAGGHYNPDRVKHGYLLSDGFSNAHAGDLGNVRVNSDGKATYTATVSGLSLTQGKYSVAGRAMIVHEKPDDFGQPTGNAGGRPGCGTIILTSAN, from the coding sequence ATGTTCCTTGCGGAGGGGGCGGCGATCGGTCCTGTTCAACTCGCTGCATTGGCAGCCACCGGGCAAGTGATGTTTCAAGGAACGAGTGAAACTAGTGCTGTTTCTGGCATTGCAAAATTGCAAGATACCGAAGCAGGATTGCAAATTACTCTCGATTTAGAAGCTCCGCCTGGTGAACATGGATTTCATATTCATGAGTTTGGGAGTTGTGCAGATGCAGGCAATGCCGCAGGGGGACACTATAATCCCGATCGAGTCAAGCACGGGTATCTGCTCAGCGATGGCTTCAGTAATGCTCATGCTGGAGATTTGGGGAATGTTAGGGTGAATAGCGATGGCAAAGCCACTTACACCGCTACGGTTTCAGGGTTGAGCCTCACTCAAGGAAAATATTCGGTGGCAGGACGTGCCATGATTGTGCATGAGAAACCAGATGATTTCGGTCAGCCAACCGGCAACGCAGGGGGAAGACCAGGTTGCGGCACGATTATACTGACCTCAGCTAATTGA